The genomic interval GGGATCGGGCCCGGGTGTCGGCGATGACGGGGACACCCCGTCGACGCCCGCCTCATGACCCCTCCCGGTCCGGCCGGTCCGGCCGGTCCGGCCGCGCCCGCCGGGGACGATCCGCGTCGCGCGCTCGCCGAGCTCGCCGCCGCCGACTCCCCCGCGGTCGACCCGCGCCTGCGCACCGCCTTCGCGGAGCTCATGCGTCGCACGCCCGCGGCCCTGCACCGCGAGGGCGGCCCCGTGCATCTGACCGCGAGCGCCCTCGTGGTGGACGCGGACGGCGAGCACGTCGCCCTCGTCTGGCACCGCAAGGGGCGCTTCTGGGTCCAACCGGGCGGCCACATCGAGCACGGCGAGACCTCCTTCGAGGCCGCGGCTCGCCGCGAGGCGGAGGAGGAGACGGGCCTGGGCTCGCTGCGGCGGGTCGGCCCGGGCCCCGCGATGCTCCATGCGCACGCCCTCTCCGACGCCTTCGGCGGCTGCCGCGAGCACTGGGACGTGCAGTACCTGTTCCGGGCGCCCGTCCGCGCGCAGGAGGCGCCCCTGCGCGCGAGCGACGAGACGCCCGAGGCGATCTGGGTCCCCTGGCCGCGCGGCGCCGACGGCCGCCACGGCGGCGCCCCGGCCCTGCCGGCGGGGACCGTCCCGGACCTCGGGGCCTCCCTCGCGGCGCTCGCCCCGCTCGTCGACGCCCAGCCCGGCTGACACCGCCGTCCCGGCGCGGGTGATGTCGACGGCCCGGCGCAGTCAGTCGACGTCGCCTCCGGTCCCGCCGTGCTCGGGCGTCGTGCCCTCGACCGGTCCCGCCTCACGGCCCGTCTCGGGTCCGCCCTTGGGCGGTTCGGCGCCCCGCTGCTCGGCGAAGCTCACGCCGTCGAGGAAGCCGCGGGCGCGCTCGGTGTGCGGGTAGCGGTGCACGAGGGCCCAGAACGCGGGACCGTGGCCGCCCTCGAAGAGATGCGCGAGCTCGTGGACGAGCACGTAGTCGAGCACGTCCTCGGGCATCTCCTTCAGGCGCGAGGAGATGCGGATCGTGCCGTCGGCAGGGGTGCACGAGCCCCAGCGCGAGCGCTGACGCGTGCTCCAGGTGACGGAGGAGGGGCGGGCGCGGCCCTCGAAGTGCCGTCGGCTGAGGGCGGCGGCACGCGCCGCGAGCTCCTCGTCGCCCCGGCCGGCGGCCCGCGACTCCTGGGCCGCGATCCGCTCGACCATGGCGCGAACCCAGCGCGCCTCCTCGCGCCGGGAGAACGAGGCCGGGATCGCGACCTCGAGCGCGCCGCCGCGGCGCGTGATCGTGACGGTGCGGCGGCGTCGGGCGGAGCGGCGCACGAAGATCTGCTCACCGCGTGGGCCGGTGATCCCATCATGTGGAACGAGGTCGGGCATGGTCCAAGATTCCCACGGAATCGTGTCGTCCCCAGGATGTGCACACGGTCGATGCTCGTCACAGGCGCTCCGGGCGCGTGCACGGGGGACCTGTCAACACCCCGGGCCCAGATACCCACAGTCCGTCCACCGCGGACCTCCGACTTGTCCACACTGCGTCCCCCGCGCCGCTTTGACCGCGCGCACGCGGGGGCATACGTTCGTCGGCAGTGAGGCCCCGGGATAACTAGCAGGACGCACACGGGGAAGGTGCGCGTGGTGCTGAGCGCCCCCGGGGCCTCACCCGAGCGAGGGCGTCCCGCGACGCCCACTCAGCCACGGACGACGGCCCGTCGCACGCACTTCCTCCGGTCCCCCCGGACCTTCTGTCCCGAAGCGTGCGGACGGGCCGTCGGCATGAGAGCCGACGGCCCGTCGATCAGGCGGCGTTCTTGCGGGGACGGCCCCGGGGCCGCTTGACGGCGATCACCTCGCCGGCCTGGAAGATGCTCCCTCCCCACACGCCCCACGGCTCACGACGGGCGAGCGCGCCCTCGAGGCACTCGCGCCGCAGAGGGCAGTCGGTGCACAGGGTCTTGGCGGCCTCGAGGTCGGCGGGACGCTCGGAGAAGAAGAGATCGGCGGCGTCGTCGCTCTGGCACGGGAGCACGGCCGTCGTGGCACGGGGATGATCGGCACGGATCAGGACATCGGTCATCGTCGGAAGTTCCTGGGATCGTCGAAGAGAGAGGGACCGCTGCTACAGCTGCGGCGGAGGGGCGAGGCGGCTGCGCTGCCGCCGACGCGATCGGACCGAGTGGTCCGGATCGGTCAGGCCAGACCGGGGAGGGCGATGAAGCCCTCACGCGGCCGGCGATCGTGCCCGGAGGTGCCGCCGCCGACGGCATACGACGCGAGCACGGTCGCGAAAGCGCCCGCCTGCTGGGTCATGTTGTCGATCACTGCGACACCTCCTCTCTCATGCGCGTGCTCCGGTCTCCCGGCCCACGTCGTGGACGATGAACGAGATGAGCCTACATGCTCTCCCGCGATGGCGACATCCTATTTTTGACCTGCATGTTCGTCGTGATCGCGGTGCTCGGCGAGGATGCCCAGCACGGCGTCGGCGAACGCCTCGACCTTGGCGGGCCCGACCCCGGGCACGGCGAGCAGCGCCTGACGGCCGCGGGGGTCGCGCTCGGCGATGGCCTCGAGGGTCGCGTCGGTGAAGACCGTGTACGCGGGGGCGCCGTGATCCGCCGCGACCTCCCGGCGCCATGCCCGCAGCGCGTCCATGAGCTCCTCGGAGTGGCTGGGCGGGCAGGTCTCGTGGCGGCCGATGCGCTGCTCGTGCGGGGTGGTGAGCCCGCCGCCGCACACCCGGCACTCCTGGTAGACGGTCGCGCCGCGGCGCCCGGTGCGGCGCCGCACGGCGCCGCTCGCCGTGCCCGCCGACGGCCTCTCGAGCACGCCGTCGAGGAAGCGGCTGGGCTTGCGGGAGCCCCGCGCCCCCGGCGTGCGCGCCGCCGACCACGAGACCGTCAGCAGGTCGCGGGCCCGCGTGAGCGCGACGTAGAACAGACGCCGCTCCTCCTCGACCTCCGGCTTGGTCTGGGCCATCGAGATCGGCAGCAGGCCCTCGCTCGCGCCGATCACGTAGACCACGGGCCACTCGAGGCCCTTGGCGGCGTGCATCGAGGCGAGGGTGACGCCGTCGACGACGGGGGCGCTCTGCGCCTCGGCGCGCTCGTCGAGCTCGCGCACGAGGTCGGCGAGGGTCGCGCCGGGACGGGCGCCGACGGTGTCGGCGAGGTTGACGAGGGCGTTGAGCGAGTCCCAGCGATCGCGCACGGCGCCCGTCGTCTCGGGGGCACGCTCGGACCAGCCCATCTGGCCGAGCACGTCCCGGGCGGCGCGTGCGGGATCGTCGAGCCCCTCGACCTTGGTGGCCGCCCGCAGGGCGACCATGGCGCGGCGCACCTCCTGGCGGTCGAAGAAGCGGTCGCCGCCGCGCACGAGGTAGCCGATGCCGCGTCCCGTGAGCGCCTGTTCGACCGCCTCGGACTGGGAGTTGGTGCGGAACAGCACGGCGACGTCGGCCGCCGGCCGTCCCTCGGCGACGAGCGCGGCGATCCGCTCGGCCACGCCCTCGGCCTCGGCGGGATCGTCGGCGTAGGTCTCGATCACCGGCGGCGGCCCGTCGGGGCGCTGCGCGACGAGGGTCAGGCGCTGGGCGCGGGTGCGGCCGTGGGCGCCGTCGAGCACCGCGTTGGCGAGCGCCACGATCTGGGGCGTGGAGCGGTAGTTGCGCTCGAGCCGCACCGTGCGGGCACCCCGGAACTCCCGGGCGAAGTCCAGCAGGTAGGAGGCCCGGGCGCCCGCGAAGGTGTAGATGGTCTGGGCGGCGTCGCCGACGACGCACAGGTCGCTCCCCTCCCCCAGCCACAGCCGCAGCAGGGCGTGCTGGAGGGTCGAGACGTCCTGGTACTCGTCGACCACGAAGTGGCGGTACTGGGCGCGCACCTCGCGGGCCACGTCGGGCCGCTCGGTGAGGATCCCGACCATGTGCAGCAGCACGTCCTCGAAGTCGATGACGTTGCGCTCCCGCTTGACCTCCTCGTACTGGGTGAGGATGCGCGCGATCGACCGGGAGTCGAAGCCGGCCACGCCGGGGCGATGGGCGCGGGCGGCGGCCTCGGGATAGGTCTCGGGGGTCAGCATCGACACGCGCGACCACTCGATCTCGGAGACGATGTCGCGCAGTGCCGCGCGGTCCACGCTCATGTGCAGCCGCTGGCAGGCCTCGCCGACGCCCGCGAACTTCTGCGGCATGATCTCGGGCATCGCGCCGCCGACGACGCGGGGCCAGAAGTGCCGCAGCTGGCGCAGCGCCGCGGCGTGGAAGGTGCGTGCCTGGACCGCGGGCACGCCGAGGTCCCGCAGCCGTGAGCGCATCTCCGCGGCGGCCTTGGCGGTGAAGGTCACGGCGAGCACGTGGCGCGGGTTGAGCCGACCCGTCGCGACGCCGTAGGCGATGCGATGGGTGATGGCCCGGGTCTTGCCGGTGCCGGCGCCCGCGAGCACGCACAGCGGGGTGCCGAAGCTCGTGGCCACCTCCCGCTGCTCCGGGTCGAGCGAGTCGAGGATCTCCTCGGCCGTCGCGGGCGGCGACGGCGGGGCCTCCACGGCGCGGGTCGTGGAGGCCAGGGTCTGCGGGGCGGGGCTGCCGGCGTTCTCGCTCATCGCCGACCAGTC from Brachybacterium huguangmaarense carries:
- a CDS encoding ATP-dependent DNA helicase UvrD2 — its product is MSENAGSPAPQTLASTTRAVEAPPSPPATAEEILDSLDPEQREVATSFGTPLCVLAGAGTGKTRAITHRIAYGVATGRLNPRHVLAVTFTAKAAAEMRSRLRDLGVPAVQARTFHAAALRQLRHFWPRVVGGAMPEIMPQKFAGVGEACQRLHMSVDRAALRDIVSEIEWSRVSMLTPETYPEAAARAHRPGVAGFDSRSIARILTQYEEVKRERNVIDFEDVLLHMVGILTERPDVAREVRAQYRHFVVDEYQDVSTLQHALLRLWLGEGSDLCVVGDAAQTIYTFAGARASYLLDFAREFRGARTVRLERNYRSTPQIVALANAVLDGAHGRTRAQRLTLVAQRPDGPPPVIETYADDPAEAEGVAERIAALVAEGRPAADVAVLFRTNSQSEAVEQALTGRGIGYLVRGGDRFFDRQEVRRAMVALRAATKVEGLDDPARAARDVLGQMGWSERAPETTGAVRDRWDSLNALVNLADTVGARPGATLADLVRELDERAEAQSAPVVDGVTLASMHAAKGLEWPVVYVIGASEGLLPISMAQTKPEVEEERRLFYVALTRARDLLTVSWSAARTPGARGSRKPSRFLDGVLERPSAGTASGAVRRRTGRRGATVYQECRVCGGGLTTPHEQRIGRHETCPPSHSEELMDALRAWRREVAADHGAPAYTVFTDATLEAIAERDPRGRQALLAVPGVGPAKVEAFADAVLGILAEHRDHDEHAGQK
- a CDS encoding NUDIX domain-containing protein; protein product: MTPPGPAGPAGPAAPAGDDPRRALAELAAADSPAVDPRLRTAFAELMRRTPAALHREGGPVHLTASALVVDADGEHVALVWHRKGRFWVQPGGHIEHGETSFEAAARREAEEETGLGSLRRVGPGPAMLHAHALSDAFGGCREHWDVQYLFRAPVRAQEAPLRASDETPEAIWVPWPRGADGRHGGAPALPAGTVPDLGASLAALAPLVDAQPG
- a CDS encoding WhiB family transcriptional regulator encodes the protein MTDVLIRADHPRATTAVLPCQSDDAADLFFSERPADLEAAKTLCTDCPLRRECLEGALARREPWGVWGGSIFQAGEVIAVKRPRGRPRKNAA
- a CDS encoding M48 metallopeptidase family protein, which encodes MPDLVPHDGITGPRGEQIFVRRSARRRRTVTITRRGGALEVAIPASFSRREEARWVRAMVERIAAQESRAAGRGDEELAARAAALSRRHFEGRARPSSVTWSTRQRSRWGSCTPADGTIRISSRLKEMPEDVLDYVLVHELAHLFEGGHGPAFWALVHRYPHTERARGFLDGVSFAEQRGAEPPKGGPETGREAGPVEGTTPEHGGTGGDVD